The Procambarus clarkii isolate CNS0578487 chromosome 37, FALCON_Pclarkii_2.0, whole genome shotgun sequence genome window below encodes:
- the LOC138372096 gene encoding tripartite motif-containing protein 5-like codes for MRLEPQPYWINMDNNPEECSVCFNNYDDNQLRPRTLLCGHTFCSQCINNAIKNGQLTCPSCRAQHAATAATQFSINYGMEALIRKLKGIEVVPEKTLPAKPIKAPARGISKKLHSMVEEQNSFISSLITNCEEVLSQLGEYRGQLGDWKTHHLQLQDRLYALVEQNKSAMKLLELEDTSVVDMTTQGEEGKTQLQAMLGSLDTVNTAQEVFMTINEVDQCNMEVENWLKKCQELFPDVKTVHTSVKVQETIREALEITTTETGATADPVHLGDSASSIMNKVQEITGEIPQKQLKVEDLRRMRESVKRLVEAGRVLAVQEDQGGRRSAKITLQDGQLYLHPLLRQPTPANAHTLQESEVVGVLEPSCTLAFLDLGWAGSTRGRVTIRLTPDTPLARQFVLLCTGQLGHTYRNTKLLWVGDKGYPGEWVVGGDYESNDGKGGATLLPDLQGQYRESGRAGAVRPRGGPGGPRSAQFAITTRDDQGRDQWPGVFGDVVSGLDVVRAAVNHSNIKEVTVVDCGVVLPL; via the exons gataacaacccagaggaatgttcagtgtgttttaacaattatgatgacaatcagctacggcctcgcacactgctgtgtggccacacattctgctcccaatGTATTaacaatgctatcaagaatgggcagctgacctgccccagctgccgtgcccagcatgctgccacagctgctactcagttcTCAATTAATTATGGTATGGAGGCCCTTATCAGAAAACTAAAAGGTATCGAGGTTGTACCAGAGAAAACGTTACCAGCAAAACCCATTAAAGCTCCTGCAAGAGGAATCAGCAAGAAGTTACATTCCATGGTGGAGGAGCAGAATAGCTtcatcagcagcctcattactaactgtgaagaggtactgtcccagctgggggagtatcgggggcagctgggggactggaagactcaccacctccagctccaggacagactctatgctctggtagagcagaacaagtcagcaatgaagctcttggaactggaggataccagtgtggtggatatgacaacacaaggagaggaagggaagactcagctgcaggccatgttggggagcctcgacacagtcaacacagCACAGGAAGTATTCATGACCATCAATGAAGTTGACCAATGCAACATGGAGGTAGAAAATTGGCTCaagaagtgccaggaactcttcccagatgtcaagactgtccacacctcagtgaag gtgcaggagaccatcagggaggccctggagataacgaccacagagacaggtgccacagctgaccccgtacacctgggagactcagcctccagcatcatgaataaagttcaggaaatcactggagagatcccccagaagcaattaaag gttgaggacctccgcaggatgagggagtccgtcaagaggctggtggaggctggccgggtgttggccgtccaggaagaccaaggtggccgccgctccgccaagataactctacaagacggacagctgtacctccacccactcttgcgtcagcccacgcccgctaacgcccacaccctccag gagagtgaggttgtgggcgtgctggagccctcctgcacactggcgttccttgacctcgggtgggcggggtcaacaagagggcgggtcaccatccggctgacccctgacactccactggccagacagtttgtgttgttgtgtacgggccagctgggccacacctaccgcaacactaaactgttgtgggtgggggaCAAGGGTTACCcgggggagtgggtggtgggtggagactacgagagtaatgatggtaagggaggagccacactgctgcctgacctccaggggcagtaccgaGAGTCAGGGCGGGCAGGAGCTGTGCGGCCCAGGGGTGGGCCGGGGGGTCCCAGGAGTGCCCAGTtcgccatcaccaccagggacgaCCAGGGTCGTGATCAGTGGCCAggtgtcttcggtgatgtggtgagcggcctggatgtggtgagggcagcagtcaaccacagtaaCATTaaggaggtgactgtggtggactgtggtgttgtgctgccactctag